A section of the Chloroflexota bacterium genome encodes:
- a CDS encoding polyprenyl synthetase family protein: MRGKRAGLVRPARRCMSKLSLESIAAPVEPWLDRVNSRLDQLCDDEPSPMIAAVLQNLFDAPAKRLRPLLVLLSAGAFGRLDERSVVLACGVECLHTATLIHDDVVDSSATRRGRETVHTMWSEGIAILAGDFMFALSAEMVASLRRPSVVSKFADAIMQMSRAELHSPDLDDGAAAAQADYLTKIEGKTAALIGLCASAAADLAERPSQQQERMRQLGVALGLAFQICDDVLDLRGDPDLTGKPAGGDLLQAQLTLPILVHLGMVPGGEVASFYDGRKARPDRIPLALAEIGCSGALDAAVAKARDLAAEARAQLDHLPDNEFRSAISDLTEFVVDRVR; encoded by the coding sequence CTGCCCGACGCTGCATGAGCAAGCTTTCGCTGGAAAGCATCGCCGCCCCGGTCGAACCCTGGCTGGATCGGGTTAACTCGCGACTGGACCAGCTCTGCGACGACGAACCTTCGCCGATGATCGCGGCCGTGTTACAGAACCTATTCGATGCCCCCGCCAAGCGCTTGCGGCCGCTGTTGGTGCTCCTGTCGGCCGGGGCGTTCGGGCGACTCGACGAGCGGTCGGTGGTACTCGCCTGCGGTGTCGAGTGCCTGCATACGGCGACCCTGATTCACGACGACGTGGTCGACTCCTCGGCCACCCGCCGCGGACGCGAGACCGTGCACACGATGTGGTCCGAGGGGATCGCGATCCTGGCCGGGGATTTCATGTTCGCACTCTCGGCCGAAATGGTGGCGAGCCTCCGCCGCCCATCGGTCGTATCCAAGTTCGCCGACGCCATCATGCAGATGTCGCGGGCCGAATTGCATTCGCCCGATCTCGACGATGGCGCGGCGGCAGCGCAGGCCGACTACCTGACCAAGATCGAGGGCAAGACCGCCGCTCTGATCGGACTTTGCGCCAGCGCCGCCGCCGACCTGGCCGAACGTCCGTCCCAGCAGCAGGAGCGGATGCGGCAGCTGGGAGTCGCCCTCGGACTGGCATTCCAGATTTGCGATGACGTCCTTGACCTTCGCGGCGATCCCGATTTGACCGGCAAGCCGGCCGGCGGTGACCTGCTGCAGGCCCAGCTGACGCTGCCGATCCTGGTGCACCTGGGCATGGTTCCCGGCGGCGAAGTTGCCAGCTTTTACGACGGTCGCAAGGCACGCCCCGACCGGATTCCGCTGGCGCTGGCCGAAATCGGCTGCAGCGGCGCGCTGGATGCGGCGGTAGCCAAGGCCCGGGATCTCGCCGCCGAGGCCCGCGCCCAACTTGACCATCTGCCGGACAATGAATTCAGAAGTGCGATATCCGACCTGACCGAATTCGTAGTTGACCGAGTCCGCTGA
- a CDS encoding ubiquinone/menaquinone biosynthesis methyltransferase → MFDAIAPTYDRLNRMISLGLDAGWRRRLIDLSLIDDPAVLLDIGTGTGDLVALAKRRGAEHLLALGIDFSHAMLLAGRDRVGRAGGRLARADALRLPVGDAAVDAIVCAFVVRNLADRQTAFTEWRRVLAGGGRLVILEMTPMGNGPLARLFRLYFARITPLLGRLVSGHRFAYSYLPASVERFPGPADLAAELAEAGFEQVAWERRGLGSVAIHTAAAPGGRA, encoded by the coding sequence ATGTTTGACGCCATCGCCCCGACCTACGATCGCCTCAATCGCATGATCAGCCTCGGGCTTGATGCCGGCTGGCGGCGGCGGTTGATCGATCTTTCCCTGATCGACGACCCTGCGGTCCTGCTCGACATCGGGACCGGTACCGGCGACCTTGTGGCCCTGGCCAAGCGGCGGGGAGCAGAGCACCTGCTTGCCCTGGGAATCGACTTCTCGCACGCGATGCTGCTGGCCGGCCGCGACCGGGTGGGGCGCGCCGGCGGACGGCTGGCTCGCGCTGACGCTCTGCGCTTGCCGGTCGGCGACGCCGCGGTCGATGCGATTGTCTGCGCGTTCGTGGTTCGCAACCTGGCCGACCGTCAGACCGCCTTTACCGAATGGCGCCGCGTCCTGGCCGGCGGTGGACGGTTGGTGATCCTGGAAATGACGCCGATGGGCAATGGTCCGCTGGCCCGATTATTCCGCCTCTATTTCGCGCGGATTACCCCGCTGCTCGGTCGCCTGGTCTCCGGCCATCGATTCGCCTACAGCTATCTGCCGGCCTCGGTGGAGCGATTCCCGGGCCCCGCGGATCTGGCCGCTGAACTTGCCGAAGCCGGCTTCGAGCAGGTCGCGTGGGAGCGCCGCGGGTTGGGGAGTGTTGCAATTCACACCGCGGCCGCACCGGGGGGCCGGGCATGA
- a CDS encoding peptidoglycan bridge formation glycyltransferase FemA/FemB family protein, giving the protein MKLELRAVDNPREWAELFGTATGHSFLQRWEWGEIKRRNGWQPLRIGAFNGQSLVAGVQILIQRHRPLSFLPAVGIGYVPRGPVGRVESGVAEALVAAAVDGARRGGASLLRVEPPAANAGWVCPALLQAGFGVSDQHVQIRHSAYIDLGKSESEILAGFKSKTRYNTRLAGRRGVVVRRGGEKDLSSFFELTVETGRRDGFAIHDREYYEAVYNAFGPDDSALFVADYEGRDLAALLAIKTGGEAVYVYGASTSHERRRMPSYAVQWEAMRWARAHGCRRYDLWGMADPENARDPMVGVSRFKNGYNPMPIEHPGTFDLDLSRPLSGLIKAFLPMYQQVIANRSQPEPASN; this is encoded by the coding sequence ATGAAGCTCGAACTGCGCGCGGTTGACAATCCGCGGGAGTGGGCCGAGCTCTTCGGCACCGCGACCGGGCACAGTTTTCTGCAGCGCTGGGAGTGGGGCGAAATCAAGCGCCGCAACGGTTGGCAGCCATTGCGCATCGGGGCCTTCAACGGGCAGTCCCTGGTGGCCGGAGTTCAGATCCTGATCCAACGCCATCGCCCGCTTTCCTTCCTGCCGGCGGTCGGGATTGGGTATGTTCCGCGCGGGCCGGTGGGACGGGTCGAAAGCGGCGTGGCCGAGGCCCTGGTCGCCGCGGCCGTTGATGGCGCCCGTCGTGGCGGCGCCAGCCTGCTCAGAGTGGAGCCGCCGGCAGCGAATGCGGGCTGGGTCTGCCCGGCGTTGCTGCAAGCGGGATTCGGGGTTTCCGATCAGCACGTGCAAATCCGGCACTCGGCCTACATTGATCTGGGCAAATCGGAGTCCGAAATCCTTGCCGGATTCAAGTCCAAGACGCGCTACAACACCCGCTTGGCCGGACGGCGCGGAGTCGTGGTGCGGAGAGGCGGGGAGAAAGACCTGTCCAGCTTTTTCGAGCTGACGGTTGAAACCGGTCGCCGCGACGGTTTCGCGATCCACGACCGGGAATACTACGAAGCCGTTTACAACGCTTTCGGGCCCGACGATTCGGCGCTTTTTGTGGCTGATTACGAGGGGCGTGATCTGGCCGCACTTTTGGCTATCAAGACCGGCGGGGAGGCGGTGTACGTCTACGGGGCTTCGACATCGCACGAGCGACGCCGGATGCCCAGTTACGCGGTCCAGTGGGAAGCGATGCGTTGGGCCCGCGCCCACGGCTGCCGCCGATACGACCTGTGGGGAATGGCCGATCCCGAAAACGCCCGCGACCCGATGGTCGGAGTCAGCCGGTTCAAGAACGGTTACAACCCGATGCCGATCGAGCACCCGGGGACATTCGATCTGGATCTCTCGCGGCCTTTATCGGGGCTCATCAAGGCCTTTCTGCCGATGTACCAGCAGGTGATCGCCAACCGGTCGCAACCGGAGCCGGCGTCGAATTGA
- a CDS encoding UDP-N-acetylmuramoyl-L-alanyl-D-glutamate--2,6-diaminopimelate ligase, with protein MGNGRSRKRPRPDGRSQPVQERLQPDADRAPGDIRSGSLAAFIGAHQGLSADVPAGDRQPVATGAGVELRLDRLAAAIGCRVEPGAGELRIAAIAFDSRQAVPGSLFVAIAGTRVDGHDYIRQAVAAGAVAVVAQRPSACPPGVVGLVVKDSRAALAQLARCFHGRPDTQLGLIGVTGTDGKTSTCSLLAHLLTNAGADCGLVTTAQLGVGGVLSPRSEHETTPSALRVNELLAEMVAAGDRWAVIEATSHALDQKRVDGLAFDLAVYTRITHEHLEYHRTIDAYVAAKGRLAQLVDAAAEADDPGTLVLNAADPHTPTITAGRRCRRISYGQGVGDVQSRRERSGVRGLEFEVVTPWGRGKVQTPLRGRFNIENVLAAIAAGGAAGFDLEALIDGCRSFGGVAGRMQYVDRGQDFVVVVDYAHTPASLGAVLSELRKQTDGRLIAVFGSAGERDIEKRSLMGRVAAELADFAVITDEDPRGESRDRIASQIVFGLRQKDPTASFVVIHDRPQAVRYALSQARPGDVVALLGKGHEKSIIGPDGEVAYDEVEVAREALAGLA; from the coding sequence GTGGGGAATGGCCGATCCCGAAAACGCCCGCGACCCGATGGTCGGAGTCAGCCGGTTCAAGAACGGTTACAACCCGATGCCGATCGAGCACCCGGGGACATTCGATCTGGATCTCTCGCGGCCTTTATCGGGGCTCATCAAGGCCTTTCTGCCGATGTACCAGCAGGTGATCGCCAACCGGTCGCAACCGGAGCCGGCGTCGAATTGAGGCTGGACCGACTGGCGGCTGCGATCGGCTGCCGCGTCGAACCCGGGGCGGGCGAACTGCGGATCGCCGCCATCGCCTTCGATTCGCGCCAAGCGGTGCCCGGATCGCTTTTCGTGGCGATCGCGGGAACCAGGGTCGACGGACACGATTACATCCGGCAGGCGGTCGCCGCCGGAGCGGTGGCGGTGGTCGCGCAGCGCCCTTCGGCCTGCCCTCCGGGCGTGGTCGGACTGGTCGTAAAGGACTCCCGCGCGGCGCTGGCTCAATTGGCCCGCTGCTTCCACGGGCGCCCGGACACCCAGCTGGGCCTTATCGGCGTGACCGGCACCGACGGCAAGACCAGCACCTGCTCGCTGCTTGCGCACCTACTGACCAACGCCGGTGCCGATTGCGGCCTGGTCACGACCGCCCAGCTCGGCGTAGGCGGAGTGCTCTCACCAAGGTCCGAGCACGAGACCACGCCGTCAGCCCTGCGCGTCAACGAGTTGCTGGCGGAAATGGTTGCGGCGGGCGATCGCTGGGCGGTGATCGAGGCAACCTCGCACGCGTTGGACCAGAAACGGGTCGACGGACTCGCTTTCGATCTTGCGGTGTATACCCGGATCACCCACGAACACCTCGAATATCACCGCACGATTGACGCCTACGTTGCCGCCAAGGGGCGCCTCGCGCAACTGGTAGACGCGGCCGCGGAAGCGGACGACCCTGGCACCCTGGTCCTAAACGCCGCCGATCCGCATACTCCGACCATTACCGCGGGCCGACGCTGTCGCCGGATCAGCTACGGGCAAGGCGTCGGTGATGTCCAGAGTCGCCGGGAGCGATCGGGTGTACGCGGACTCGAATTCGAGGTGGTAACGCCTTGGGGCCGGGGGAAAGTCCAGACTCCGTTGCGCGGCCGCTTCAACATCGAAAACGTCCTTGCCGCCATCGCCGCCGGCGGTGCCGCCGGGTTCGATCTGGAGGCGCTGATTGACGGGTGCCGATCGTTTGGCGGCGTCGCCGGGCGCATGCAGTACGTCGATCGCGGACAAGATTTTGTGGTAGTCGTCGATTACGCCCACACACCGGCCAGCCTGGGCGCGGTACTGTCCGAATTGCGCAAGCAGACCGACGGTCGGTTGATCGCCGTTTTCGGCAGCGCCGGCGAGCGCGACATAGAAAAGCGTTCGCTGATGGGGCGCGTGGCGGCCGAACTGGCCGACTTCGCGGTAATTACCGACGAGGACCCACGCGGCGAGAGCCGCGACCGGATCGCCTCCCAAATCGTGTTCGGGCTGCGGCAGAAGGATCCCACCGCCAGCTTCGTGGTCATCCACGACCGCCCGCAGGCGGTCCGGTACGCCCTCTCCCAGGCGCGCCCCGGCGACGTAGTCGCACTGCTCGGCAAGGGGCATGAAAAGAGCATTATTGGACCGGACGGTGAAGTCGCCTACGACGAAGTCGAAGTGGCGCGCGAGGCGCTGGCGGGGCTTGCCTAG
- a CDS encoding iron-sulfur cluster assembly accessory protein: MASELTTPNISLTESAASAFNSIVDAQGYDAAAMKVAVAPGGCGGWEYQLGIARRPTDTDLVTESLGITLYVDSMTLPLFDGAVIDFADGLMGQGFSVSNPLSKADCSCGQSFKTTGGAVDEGTCTSSVAGN; this comes from the coding sequence ATGGCTTCCGAACTGACCACTCCCAACATTTCGCTGACCGAATCCGCAGCCTCGGCGTTCAACAGCATCGTCGACGCACAGGGTTATGACGCCGCGGCGATGAAGGTGGCGGTTGCCCCGGGCGGCTGCGGCGGCTGGGAATACCAGCTGGGTATTGCCCGTCGCCCCACCGACACCGATCTGGTCACCGAGTCGCTGGGCATAACTCTCTACGTCGATTCCATGACGCTGCCGCTGTTTGACGGTGCGGTGATCGATTTCGCCGACGGCTTGATGGGTCAGGGATTTTCGGTCAGCAACCCGCTGTCGAAGGCAGACTGCTCCTGCGGTCAGTCTTTTAAGACCACCGGCGGGGCCGTCGACGAGGGGACCTGCACATCGAGCGTGGCCGGGAACTAG
- a CDS encoding type II toxin-antitoxin system PemK/MazF family toxin — MLGVDFWQTHVVPPISNTDRAGLAGNVLLDAAVTGLPVDSVAVPLRLKLVDRSWLGDCAGRLPRALTDAIDDGIRAVLGLDRA; from the coding sequence ATCCTCGGCGTGGACTTCTGGCAAACGCACGTGGTGCCGCCAATCTCCAACACCGACCGGGCCGGCCTAGCCGGAAATGTGTTGCTTGACGCGGCCGTAACGGGATTGCCGGTGGACTCGGTTGCGGTGCCGTTGCGACTGAAATTGGTCGATCGGTCCTGGCTGGGTGATTGCGCCGGGCGACTGCCCCGGGCGCTCACCGACGCGATCGACGACGGCATCCGCGCCGTGTTGGGACTGGACCGCGCCTAG
- a CDS encoding metal-transporting ATPase has product MTCAACRANVERAVAGDGVLEHYVSLLTRAVVARYDPAATDAIAISDRIRAIGYEVEFAESQIALGPADGDLRPAALAALGGLDGLLRAEVRGDQIWCQYFADYVGRGQINAALEAVGITPLAVRTETAGKVHFPDSGPIAARAWWDRLMDHLEDLTDALPDWSGPVAGILAGLVVLWGQAAWIPSPAFMSNLPVLWLVAAAVFTLLGSDYHRAAWRAVRTRNLDMNSLVSMSTGMALLWSAIEIGRAAWSGSTPGEVFLAEAALVIAIVALGHHLQDRALAATTRPYESLLELVGSGDARVEREGEIATVRIRDLRPGDIQVIRPGDQIALDGVVLSGRSTVDESLLTGESRPVAKGPGDRVIGSALNHDGSLRVQVEQACDRTVLAQIVREVELAHSRRSHGEAALDRFIARYVPVIALVGIVSSAAWLLLAPDEGVAAAFRTLFTVLVVACPCAIGLAIPAATTVGISLGIRNGILLRDPAVIGAAGRVKVLMLDKTGTLTHGRPEVVDIETLPGTDAGDAIALAAAAESHSEHPIGRAICEVARRRGLTVPAAREFSAEFGGGVRALVDGAELLVGSPGFLRRNSVGPIEVSGDVGYAIAQVAVNGRAVASFALEDEIRDEAADEITRLRRAGIEPILVTGDRAPAAARVAAAVGIERVHSDQSPNQKAELVAELKSEGHCVAMVGDGVNDAPALGRADVGIAIGTGSDLAAHAAQMSIVAGGLERIAAAFTLIAKVRTAVNSNLAIAFGSTFLLVALATGIFYPVLGFQFNPVLAAAAMGLSILLVLGNSLRLRYPRIVNATSR; this is encoded by the coding sequence ATGACCTGCGCCGCTTGCCGTGCAAACGTCGAAAGAGCCGTCGCCGGTGACGGAGTACTCGAGCATTACGTCTCGTTGCTCACCCGCGCGGTCGTTGCCCGCTACGATCCGGCTGCCACCGATGCGATCGCAATCAGCGATCGGATTCGCGCCATCGGATACGAGGTCGAATTCGCTGAATCCCAGATAGCCCTCGGCCCCGCAGACGGAGATTTGCGGCCTGCCGCGCTGGCGGCGCTGGGAGGACTCGACGGTCTGTTGCGAGCCGAAGTACGGGGCGATCAGATTTGGTGCCAGTACTTTGCCGACTATGTCGGCCGCGGGCAGATTAACGCCGCCCTGGAAGCGGTCGGCATCACGCCGCTGGCAGTCAGGACGGAAACCGCCGGCAAGGTGCATTTCCCGGATTCGGGCCCCATCGCAGCCCGCGCATGGTGGGACCGGCTAATGGATCACTTGGAAGATCTCACGGATGCGCTGCCGGACTGGTCCGGACCGGTCGCCGGGATCCTGGCCGGACTGGTCGTCCTGTGGGGCCAGGCAGCCTGGATCCCATCCCCGGCTTTCATGAGCAACCTGCCGGTCCTGTGGCTGGTGGCGGCGGCGGTGTTCACATTGCTGGGATCCGACTACCACCGCGCCGCCTGGCGGGCGGTGCGCACCCGCAACCTCGATATGAATTCCCTGGTGTCGATGAGCACGGGAATGGCGCTGCTGTGGAGCGCGATTGAGATCGGACGCGCCGCCTGGAGCGGGTCCACCCCGGGCGAGGTGTTCCTCGCTGAGGCGGCCTTGGTCATTGCTATCGTCGCCCTCGGACACCACTTGCAGGATAGGGCCCTGGCGGCCACCACCCGACCGTACGAATCCCTGCTGGAATTGGTCGGCTCCGGCGACGCCCGGGTAGAGCGCGAAGGCGAGATCGCCACCGTCAGGATCCGCGACCTGCGGCCCGGCGATATCCAGGTGATTCGGCCCGGCGATCAGATCGCCCTCGACGGAGTGGTCTTGTCCGGAAGATCAACCGTCGATGAATCCCTCTTGACCGGGGAATCCCGACCGGTCGCCAAGGGCCCTGGCGATCGGGTCATCGGATCGGCGCTCAACCACGACGGATCGCTGCGGGTCCAGGTCGAGCAGGCATGCGATCGGACCGTGCTGGCCCAGATAGTCCGCGAGGTAGAGCTCGCCCACAGCCGCCGTAGTCACGGCGAGGCCGCATTGGACCGGTTCATTGCCCGGTACGTACCGGTGATCGCGCTGGTCGGGATCGTTTCGTCGGCGGCCTGGCTGCTGCTCGCCCCGGATGAGGGTGTGGCGGCGGCATTCCGGACTTTGTTTACGGTTCTGGTGGTCGCCTGCCCGTGCGCGATTGGGCTGGCGATACCGGCCGCCACGACGGTTGGGATCTCGCTGGGAATCCGCAACGGAATCCTGCTGCGCGATCCGGCCGTCATCGGTGCCGCCGGCCGGGTCAAAGTCCTGATGCTGGACAAGACCGGGACCCTGACCCACGGTCGCCCGGAGGTGGTTGACATTGAAACCCTTCCGGGAACGGACGCCGGCGATGCAATCGCCCTGGCCGCCGCCGCCGAATCCCATTCAGAGCACCCGATCGGTCGGGCGATTTGCGAGGTGGCGCGCCGACGCGGCCTAACGGTTCCGGCCGCGAGAGAGTTTTCAGCAGAATTCGGTGGCGGAGTTCGGGCCCTGGTCGACGGCGCCGAATTGCTGGTTGGCTCGCCCGGTTTCCTGCGCAGGAATTCGGTTGGCCCTATCGAAGTCTCCGGCGACGTCGGTTATGCAATCGCACAGGTGGCGGTTAACGGTCGGGCAGTGGCCAGCTTTGCGCTAGAGGACGAAATCCGAGACGAGGCGGCCGATGAGATCACGCGGCTGAGACGCGCCGGCATTGAACCGATCCTGGTAACCGGCGACCGCGCGCCGGCGGCGGCCAGGGTAGCCGCGGCGGTGGGGATTGAACGCGTCCACTCCGATCAGAGCCCGAACCAGAAAGCCGAGCTCGTCGCCGAATTGAAGAGCGAGGGCCACTGTGTCGCAATGGTCGGGGATGGGGTAAACGATGCCCCCGCCCTGGGCCGCGCCGATGTCGGAATCGCGATCGGAACAGGATCCGACCTGGCCGCGCACGCTGCTCAAATGAGCATCGTTGCCGGCGGGCTGGAGCGGATTGCGGCGGCATTCACGCTTATCGCCAAAGTCCGCACGGCCGTGAATTCCAACCTTGCAATCGCGTTCGGCAGCACTTTTCTGCTGGTCGCGCTGGCCACCGGGATCTTCTACCCGGTGCTTGGCTTTCAGTTCAATCCGGTCCTGGCTGCGGCGGCGATGGGGCTCAGCATCCTGCTGGTGCTGGGGAATTCGCTGCGCCTGCGCTACCCGCGAATCGTAAACGCCACTTCGCGCTGA